Proteins encoded together in one Lathyrus oleraceus cultivar Zhongwan6 chromosome 5, CAAS_Psat_ZW6_1.0, whole genome shotgun sequence window:
- the LOC127082094 gene encoding secreted RxLR effector protein 161-like produces MEIMYSDKGIILHQLKYELEFLKRFEMLNCKVVVTSADTSQKLDFDSDGDDAYATMFKQLVGSLRYLCNTIPDICYAVGMVSRLMSIPKWSHYQAAVRIMRYIKETLKYGVLFPSGVETDSELLSYSDSDWCRDIVDRRSTSGYLFKFMERSEDQNKQAFEVDD; encoded by the exons ATGGAGATTATGTACTCTGATAAAGGCATAATTTTACATCAGCTGAAATATGAACTTGAGTTTCTGAAGAGATTTGAGATGCTGAATTGTAAAGTTGTTGTCACATCTGCTGATACAAGTCAGAAATTGGATTTTGATTCTGATGGTGATGATGCATATGCGACAATGTTCAAGCAGTTGGTAGGTTCTCTGAGATATTTGTGTAATACCATACCTGATATTTgctatgcagttggaatggtgAGTAGGCTTATGAGTATACCAaagtggtctcattaccaagctgctgtcagaATTATGAGGTATATAAAGGaaactctgaagtatggagttttgttcccttctggTGTTGAAACTGACTCTGAACTTTTGAGTTactcagattctgattggtgtaGGGACATAGTTGATAGAAGAAGTACTTCTGGATACTTGTTTAAGTTTATGGAAA gatctgaagatcaaaATAAACAAGCCTTtgaagttgatgattga